The Microterricola viridarii nucleotide sequence CTTCACCGGGCTCGCGTTTCTTCCGGTGAGCTACCTCATCGCTGTTCTGATTCTCGACCTCGTGCTGATCTTCGTGATCATGGTGAGCTCCGGGCGATTCGATCGCCTCATCCTGCCGCAGGTGCACGCTGACCTAGACGCACGTGGGCCTGCCGCGCAAGGATCAGCACAGGGCAGCGAAATCGAGCTCGAGGCGACGCCACATGTGATGGTGGGCGACCCCGCTGGCGTTGACCCGAATCCGTCCCGTGATCTTCTGAGCGTTGCGCGTTCGGTACGCGACGACAGCTGATAACCACAGCGCTCCGCGCTGCGCCAGATCGGCGGCGCGGCGCGGAGCGCTATGTTAGACCGCCGTCTCCGGTGCCGCCCCCGTGCTTCCGCGAATGATGAGGTTCGTGGCAAGCAGTTCGTCGTCTACCTGATCGGCGTTGTGGCCCAACTGCGCGAGCAACTTCTGCACCGCACGCTCTCCCGCAAGCTCAAGTTGTGCTCGAACAGTTGTGAGCGCCGGAACAATGAGCTCGCTGCCGAAGATGTCGTCGAATCCCATGATGCTGAGGTCTTCCGGCACCCGGATCCCGACTGCAGAGGCCGCCTGGATGAGCCCAATCGCCATGAGGTCATTGAAAGCGATGACCGCCGTGGCGCGCGACGCAACAACGCGTCGGAGCGCGATTTGGCCGCCCTCAATTGTTGGCTGGTTGGGGCCAACCTCTACGAGCGCCAGCCCGCGATTCTCCGCGCCATCAAGCATGAGCTCCCAGCGTTGCCGGCTCACCCATGAGGATTCAGGACCGGACAAGAAGAGAAGTGACTTGTGCCCGAGCCCGTCGAGATGAGTCATCATTTCTTCGACGCCCATCTCAACGTTTGGAAGTACCCCCGGCACCCCATCTACGGCACGATTGATGAGCACGACCGGCTTGCGTTCAGCGAGATCCGAGATTTTCTCGTCGGCGAGTCGAGTCGTTGCGAGAATCACTCCGTCGACGCTCGGAACAAGCCGGGAAATGACCTCGGCCTCGGCCTCGCCAGACTCCTGGGACTCCGCGATCACGAGGGTGTATCCAGCAGCAGTAGCGGTGTGTTCGGCACCACGGACGATTCCAAAAATCACCGGGTTCGTGATGTCAGCAACGACAAGCCCCAGCGTTTGGCTCCGACCTGTGGGAAGCGCCCGCGCCATGGGGTTAAACCGGAAGTCCAGCCGCTCTGCAGCCGCCCTGATCCGCGCTTCGGTCTTCACGCTGATTCGTCCGGGCTTGCTCAGCGCGCGTGACACGGTCGACGGGTTGACACCGGCGAGTTCCGCAATGTCGTAAATCGTCGCCGACCCACCGCGGCGTTTGAGCCGCGCGGCCAAATCTGGAGGAAGTTCCTCAGTCACGCGGCTCCTGTCTTGTCCCGATCGCAGTCACGACTTGCCACCCATTCTCGAGCGGCGAGTGCAATGTTCTCCACCGTAGCGTCAATGTCGATTCGGATGCCTGTTTCGTCGCCTTCGAGACGCTCCAGCGTGTCCAGCTGCGAGTCGAGCAGTGTTGTAGGCATGAAGTGGTCCGCCCGCCCAGCGGCACGCTCACGCAGAAGCTCCCTCGTTCCCGTGAGATGGATGAACCCGACGTTCGGAGCAGCACCCCTCAGCCTGTCCCGATACGAACGACGCAGTGCCGAGCAGGCCATCACCACGCCTTCTGCCGGGGCATCCTTGAGCTCCTGACCCACTCGGTCAAGCCACGGCCAGCGATCCTCGTCGCTCAGGGGCACGCCCCTGGCCATCTTCTCAACGTTTGCGGTCGGATGCAGATCGTCCGCGTCCACGTAGGAGATGCCCAGCTGGGCCGCAAGGGTTCTCGCAACGGTGGATTTGCCTGCTGCGGAAACTCCCATCACGACGAGGAGCGGGCCGCTTCCGCGACTCGCCGTTGCGACGTCACCAGTCATGGACGGTTCCATCGGCGAGCCGGTTGTACGGAAGGTATGCACGCTCGTAGGGGTATTTCCCCGCCTCATCCACGTTGAGCTCAATCCCGAGACCAGGCTTGTCGCCCGGGTGCAATAAGCCGTCACGCCAAGTGAAGGACTGCTCGAAGACCTGGTCGGTCTTGGCGCCGTGCTTCATGTACTCCTGAATGCCGAAGTTGTGAATGGCGAGCCCCAGGTGCATTGCCGCGGCCATCCCGACCGGCGAGATGTCCGTTGGGCCGTGCATGCCAGACTTGATCTGGTACATCGCGGCGTAGTCCAGCGTCTTCTTCAACGGGCTGATGCCGCCCATGTGCGTGACAGCGCCGCGTACATAGTCGATGAGCTGGTCGCGGATGATGTCCTTGAAATCCCACACCGTGTTGAAGATCTCCCCAATGGCGAGCGGGGTTGTCGTGTGCTGCCGCACCAGCCGCAGTGCCTCCTGATTCTCGGCCGGGGTGCAGTCTTCCAGCCAAAACAGATCATATGGTTCGAGGCTCTTGCCCAGCTTCGCTGCTTGAATCGGCGTCATCCGGTGGTGGCCGTCATGCAGGAGCGGAATATCTGGACCGAACTCATTGCGCACCGCTTCGAACACTCCGGGCAGGTGATTCAGGTACGCCCGCGTGTCCCAATCCTCTTCTACGGGCTTCGCCCCTCGACGGGCTGGCTCGTGGTCGTAGCGCAGCTCGGAGTCGCCGTGGTCTCCGCCCTGTGATGCGATGCCATAGATCGCGTTGAGCCCGGGCACGCCGGTTTGAATCCGGATGGCCTTGTATCCCTGTTCGAGGTGGGAACGAACCGAATCGAACAGCTCGGGAAGCTCCTTG carries:
- a CDS encoding LacI family DNA-binding transcriptional regulator, giving the protein MTEELPPDLAARLKRRGGSATIYDIAELAGVNPSTVSRALSKPGRISVKTEARIRAAAERLDFRFNPMARALPTGRSQTLGLVVADITNPVIFGIVRGAEHTATAAGYTLVIAESQESGEAEAEVISRLVPSVDGVILATTRLADEKISDLAERKPVVLINRAVDGVPGVLPNVEMGVEEMMTHLDGLGHKSLLFLSGPESSWVSRQRWELMLDGAENRGLALVEVGPNQPTIEGGQIALRRVVASRATAVIAFNDLMAIGLIQAASAVGIRVPEDLSIMGFDDIFGSELIVPALTTVRAQLELAGERAVQKLLAQLGHNADQVDDELLATNLIIRGSTGAAPETAV
- the manD gene encoding D-mannonate dehydratase ManD, which translates into the protein MIIDKAEVIVTSPDRNFVTLKLTTADGLTGLGDATLNGRELAVVAYLQEHVVPLLLGSDASKIEDTWQFLYRSAYWRRGPVTMAAIAAVDMALWDIKGKAAGMPVYQLLGGASRTGLLAYGHASGKELPELFDSVRSHLEQGYKAIRIQTGVPGLNAIYGIASQGGDHGDSELRYDHEPARRGAKPVEEDWDTRAYLNHLPGVFEAVRNEFGPDIPLLHDGHHRMTPIQAAKLGKSLEPYDLFWLEDCTPAENQEALRLVRQHTTTPLAIGEIFNTVWDFKDIIRDQLIDYVRGAVTHMGGISPLKKTLDYAAMYQIKSGMHGPTDISPVGMAAAMHLGLAIHNFGIQEYMKHGAKTDQVFEQSFTWRDGLLHPGDKPGLGIELNVDEAGKYPYERAYLPYNRLADGTVHDW
- a CDS encoding gluconokinase, producing the protein MTGDVATASRGSGPLLVVMGVSAAGKSTVARTLAAQLGISYVDADDLHPTANVEKMARGVPLSDEDRWPWLDRVGQELKDAPAEGVVMACSALRRSYRDRLRGAAPNVGFIHLTGTRELLRERAAGRADHFMPTTLLDSQLDTLERLEGDETGIRIDIDATVENIALAAREWVASRDCDRDKTGAA